From the genome of Chanodichthys erythropterus isolate Z2021 chromosome 17, ASM2448905v1, whole genome shotgun sequence:
GGGCTATTCAATTAGCtgcattataaaatatacatgaCTATATTAATATCATAGTATTCAACATGAACATACCACATTTGTGCCAAAACACCATGGTTAACACAGTTAGTGTTACAGTGCATCTATGTTAAATGTTTGTAAGGGTGGTGATTTAGGATTTTAAAAGACTTCTAACTTGTTCATTCATGATAttatttatgttgttgttgCGGTCTCCGATAGTTTGTTGTTGATGTGACTGTGAATGAACATCAGCCCGGAAACAGTGTTGCaaccttgtggacaaactaatTAGTGCACTCAAGGCGCACCTGTGTGTACtccagctgtgtttgaaatGGCACACTATCATACTACTCTTACTATTTCTACAGCAACTTAGTATGTATACTGTGCTTtttgtttatcccgaggtttaccgtagtctgccagatccaggccgtatccagatgagATGAAGGACGTGCACCTAGACACGAcgacaacgcagccctgaactGTCAACTACACTGTCCCCTGCGAAGGCCTCCTTCCCTTCCCTCTCCCTATGTATAGgtaaaatgttgtaaatatgATTCCAGTTTGCATTCGTGGAAGCGACTAGTGATTCCGTGTTATGCGGGCCAGGCAGGTAATTTGGCAGTGTCACTTTGTGAAAAAGACTAAGCGTCTGCGCACATACAGAATTTTCTGTATGCATGGAATTGCCGGATTACCTATACTACATTTGCTGAAATCTTATGTATACATCTGAGGACACTGCACAGAATCCTatttcccacaatgcaatgcgcTCCACGTAACATTTCATCTTCATGAAGAGTGCAGCAGGATTGAACTGGAGGCGGGGAATAATTATACATGTAACACTTTTATAAGTACACGTTACTGTAAAGTACAAACTAGCTGTTTCTGAAAACAGAATCACTACATAATCCCTACTGCACGTTTCCAATCAAGTCAAATCAGGTCAcctttatatagcgctttatacaatatagatttcaaagcagctttacagtgatagaCAGAACATAATgattcagtgatgcaaacaAGAGTTTGATGCTTCAACAGAGCTCTAAAAAGAAAAGTGTTATTGTTCAGTTGAAGTCCCTGTTGATTCAAATATCcgttcaataactgtgtaaagttcatTATGAAATGAGTTCAATTCGACTATAAAGCATCGTTGTTTGTGATTGACagaaatacaatataatatacataacaatgttttcagtggtgtataaagaccttacataatgaaccgttatgtttttattaccttagaatgagccatttctaaaTACATGCACCGTGGGTAcctttacatgttaagtcaccATTTTGGTTGTGCGCCTAAACGGTGAAACTTGTTATTTATCGTTTGTTGCAAATTTGTGTATATTAGTTGTATATGGACCAAATAAAGTTACTATTATTAAAACGTTATTGaaaaaaagcatgttttttttttttttttaaataaaattagactatattatttttactttgGCTCTTTTGGAAAAATTGTCTCTTTGGTCAAAAAAGGTTCCTGACCATCTAGGCGGAGTTTCACATTTGCGCTTGGGGGAGCACCTATACCAGCAGATGTGACactgttttagtaatttaaattaaattaaggaattaaataattattaagtaGGCTATTAAAGGATAAAGcgtataaaatattatttagtattacttaaaggtgctctaagcgatcctggagtaacttcctgttgatgttcgaagtgttgtcaaacaaaacagaggctagctagaccctccctcctcctcctcctcctcctcctcctcctcctccccctcccctccgtgcttcctgaaacagtaaTGAACGcgtatttaaaatcattcttgttggttattggctggagcatgtttattatgttaagtggtccaggctgcaccagtttgtttttgttgccgttttcggagcttgtggcgactacagagaccgcgtttttttacagtgtgctcaggggacaggcagctagcggatagtgaggagatgtttgctgtatgtgacaaaaaatgttttggcctaaaaacgcgtgacatcgcttagagcacctttaatattaattatttattaattaaaataaatcatttttaaataaattatttaaatggaaaaaattaTTTAGCCCTAATTTACTCATTCTACTCACTAAAATAAAAGGATAAGACaaataaaattagaaaatgtgaattctatcatttatttttatttttattcataactCTAAATCTTATAactctaaataataataactctcATAAATCCTAAATGGCTCTGAACCCTGATACCGCACCTGCTAGTTGGCCATTTGTGCAATATTTTAGCCCAGACGCATGTGTCAAGGGCAAAATCAGAGTCGGCTTTCATCTCCACTAGTTATTTGTTGTAGGTTTGGTGTGTCATGGCTTAAGACTACTGCCATGAATGTTAACATTTTGCACACAAGGTCTCACCTGAGCTGTGAGATGTAGGGCAGACACTGGAGGAATCCCCTCACTTCACTCTCTTCATCTGTCCAGTCTATCAGCTCTACTGGTTTCTTCTCTGTTTGGAGTTTCAGCACTTCTAGGAGGATGGAGCTCCTTCTTACTGAGAGGTTTATAGACCAGACTATTGGTGACAGTTGAATCAGATGAAGAAAAATCAGCAACAAGAAATatggttaaataaaaaaaaagagaagtagATAACTATATTGTTTTAAAAGTATCACGTCTCACCATCCACCGGTACTGGTGTTTCCTCACTAGGTTTGCTGGTAACATCCTCATAGACAGCAGAGACTCTGACTCTATAGCAGGTGCTGTGAGGCACAGTTAAAATACACTCACACTGAGGTCCTTGAGTTAGTACTGATGACCAGCCCTCCAGTCCTGCTTCTTTATACTCAACCATATACCGCAGAACTGGAAAATCTTCATCAGTTTCAGCCTTCAGCCAGACAATTTTGAGAGTGTTTCTGATCAGTTTATTCACAAAGGGTTGTCCAGGAGTTTCTGCAAGAGCTGTATGAAAGTTCATAATCTTGCTGAAGTTACTCATACAGCCTTTCTCAATAACTAAATACCTCAGCTGAAATTGTTTGCCTGATGTAAGTCCTGAAATAACGAAGGTTTCCTCAACAGATTTGGCATACAAAATTAACAGTTTCCAAGTGTTGCTGTTCATTCCATCATCATCCAGAGCTCTGTACTCCACCAAATACCCCTTAATGCTttggttttgtgttttattcatttttagggACATGCTACAGTGTTTTATGTGAGATATTTGGGTGAGATTTGGCTTTGTCTGAAGTTTCATATTTCTGCTCATAATCATCCCAGCATGGTAAAACTGCACAGAGTATTCTGGAAAACTATCATCGGGTAGAAGTGCAGCAATAAATTTGGTTTTCTTTGGATCTTCATTTGTCTCTTTTGCAGCAATGAATACTTTTAGGTCGGAAAGTACTTTCTGGCTGACACAAACGGGCTTTAATGACTGCAGTGAATCTTCTGGCTTTATGCAATCATATATTGTCAATCTGCActttttcattaatttaatgTGCTGCTTCAGAGCTGTGAGAAAATAATCTTCAGCCTCCATTGATGAAATAGTGAAGCAGAATACATTGTTCATCTGAGGATCATTAATGACACGCTGAAGCTCCTCCTGTGATTTCACAATAGTCATGTTCACTGCTCTGCACTCATTTAAAACCGCCAGAtcagtttttttcttctcaagCCAATGATGTGTGTTCTCTGGATTGAATAGAGAATGATTACAATAACTGATAAGTTCTTGAAAACTCTTCTGTCTGTCACCTTCCTTGACATTTATGGATTCAATAATCTCAGCAGCTTTTCTCTGAAACTCTGTCATGTACTCTTGTAGAAATTCTGAAAAGTTCTGAAGTTTTTCCTCCAAAGCAGGAAACCTAGTAATCACAGTCAGATTATCATAGTCTGTTATCATGTCCTGACAGATCCTGATCTGTTTCCTCAGATGTCCTAGAATGTTCTCAGCTCGATGCATCAAGTTTTCACTGACTCCACTCAGAGCAGCACTCACAGAGCTCTTGTCCAGTTTCTTCAGAGGATACAGTCAGACCTTCAGAGGAACTGCTCTCTCTCCTTTGGATCCAAGCAGTGTTGGCAGAGAATCGTAGATCTCCACCGCCTTATCAAAAGACACTGGACTCTTCCAATCGCCCACATCAATGTACAGACTGCAGTCATATAAAATGCTGTTTGCCTTTTCAGTTTCATTAAGACTTGAGAACACATCTCTTGCGCTGAGAGTGGTGGTAAGCTTCTTGATAACATTTTCCATTTCTGTATTTCTCTCTGTGCTGATTCTCTCATTATCAAAAACAAAGAAAGCTTGAGCTCCATAGAACACGGCGATGATCACATGTGTAGCTGTGGTTGCATTAATGGCTGAGGTAGGAGCTCCTTCCTGTAACAGTCTTTGGCTGATCATGTCCAGTCTGGTGGTGGTTTTATAGTGTAGTGTAAATCTGTCCTGATGTTGAGATTGTTCTGGGTGATTCAGAAAAGCTGCAGCTCCATTTAGCTCCATAAGACCACACAGAGCAC
Proteins encoded in this window:
- the LOC137005042 gene encoding verrucotoxin subunit beta-like; this translates as MDVTEIVAIGRPLDLGMLYDCRNDSFTSDGNLWDKHTVTRNRISWPQLKTHLKVLEDDSLQERCKAFEMSPMLRVSALCGLMELNGAAAFLNHPEQSQHQDRFTLHYKTTTRLDMISQRLLQEGAPTSAINATTATHVIIAVFYGAQAFFVFDNERISTERNTEMENVIKKLTTTLSARDVFSSLNETEKANSILYDCSLYIDVGDWKSPVSFDKAVEIYDSLPTLLGSKGERAVPLKV